A single Sporosarcina sp. FSL W8-0480 DNA region contains:
- the rnr gene encoding ribonuclease R produces the protein MREESYKPLTVQEIQESLGIEGAAEFKELVKMLVHLEQKGEIIRSRTNRYGVPERMNLVRGKFIGHAKGFGFVTPETEGMDDIFIPPPEVNGAMNGDIVLVRVSKGDDFGGRREGTIIRIAERKTTKVVGTYQDNRGFGFVIPDDKKLPMDIFIAKGNSLDAVDGHKVVVEITDWPSDLKSATGMVVQILGHKNDPGVDILSIIHKHGIEVEFPQEVMDEANRTPDEVKEQDLFKRTDLREELVITIDGADAKDLDDAISLTKNEDGTFTLSVHIADVSHYVRENTALDDEAFERATSVYLTDRVIPMLPHKLSNGICSLNPHVDRLTLSCSMKIDRNGKTVDHQIFESVIKSKERMTYTDVYKIIEEKDEELMEKYAHIVPMLNDMAELASILRQKRIDRGAIDFDFKESKVIVDEKGWPTDIVIRERTVSERLIEEFMLAANETVAEHFHWLQVPFLYRIHENPKAEKLQRFFEFLTNFGIVVKGTGNSVHPRALQEIVESIEGMPEETVISTMLLRSMQQAKYFPESLGHFGLSTDFYTHFTSPIRRYPDLIVHRLIRTYLIEKDLSSETIAHWNANMGEIAEHTSERERRAVDAERDTDALKKAQYMLDKIGEEFDGVISSVTNFGMFVELENTVEGLVHVSYMTDDYYRFDDRQMMMIGEHTGKQFRIGDEVTIRVVSVKPEESAIDFEIAGMKQSFHRNRKETPKVIHAKKPSSGGGGGSGGRRGDSDKSSKSGKKSGSSNSKKKFYEGVAKKKKKQAPRKRK, from the coding sequence ATGAGGGAGGAATCGTATAAGCCGCTAACTGTTCAAGAAATCCAGGAGTCTTTAGGGATTGAAGGGGCGGCGGAATTCAAAGAGCTTGTAAAGATGCTTGTACACCTTGAGCAGAAAGGTGAAATCATCCGATCACGTACGAACCGCTACGGAGTTCCGGAACGGATGAACCTTGTACGTGGTAAATTCATCGGGCATGCGAAAGGGTTCGGGTTCGTCACACCGGAAACGGAAGGGATGGATGATATTTTCATCCCGCCGCCTGAAGTGAACGGGGCGATGAATGGCGATATCGTGTTAGTCCGTGTTTCGAAAGGTGATGACTTCGGCGGCCGCCGGGAAGGTACGATCATCCGGATTGCCGAGCGGAAAACGACGAAGGTCGTCGGTACGTACCAGGATAATCGCGGGTTCGGATTTGTCATTCCGGACGATAAAAAGCTACCGATGGACATTTTCATCGCTAAAGGCAACTCACTTGATGCAGTAGATGGGCATAAGGTAGTTGTCGAAATTACGGATTGGCCGAGCGATTTGAAATCAGCGACTGGAATGGTCGTACAAATTCTTGGGCATAAAAACGATCCGGGCGTTGATATTTTATCAATCATCCATAAGCACGGCATTGAAGTGGAGTTTCCTCAAGAGGTGATGGATGAGGCGAATCGAACACCTGACGAAGTAAAGGAACAGGATTTATTCAAACGTACGGACTTACGTGAAGAGCTTGTCATCACCATAGACGGAGCGGATGCGAAGGACTTGGATGATGCCATTTCACTAACGAAGAATGAAGACGGCACATTCACATTGTCTGTCCATATCGCGGACGTCAGCCATTACGTGAGAGAGAATACGGCGCTTGACGATGAAGCGTTTGAGCGTGCAACGAGCGTCTATTTGACGGATAGAGTTATTCCGATGCTTCCGCATAAGTTGTCGAACGGAATCTGTTCATTGAACCCGCATGTGGATCGGTTGACGCTTTCCTGTTCGATGAAAATCGACCGGAACGGAAAAACGGTTGACCATCAAATCTTTGAAAGTGTCATCAAGTCGAAAGAGCGGATGACGTACACGGATGTCTATAAAATCATCGAAGAGAAAGACGAAGAGCTGATGGAGAAGTATGCTCATATCGTTCCAATGCTGAATGATATGGCGGAACTCGCCTCGATTTTAAGACAGAAGAGGATTGATCGAGGGGCCATCGACTTCGATTTCAAGGAATCGAAAGTGATTGTCGATGAAAAAGGGTGGCCGACAGATATCGTCATAAGGGAGCGAACTGTTTCCGAGAGGCTGATCGAAGAATTCATGCTTGCGGCGAATGAGACAGTTGCAGAGCATTTCCACTGGCTGCAAGTGCCGTTTCTATACCGTATCCACGAAAATCCGAAAGCCGAAAAGCTGCAACGCTTCTTCGAGTTCCTGACGAACTTCGGAATCGTAGTGAAAGGTACCGGGAATAGTGTGCATCCAAGAGCGCTGCAAGAAATCGTCGAGTCCATTGAAGGAATGCCGGAGGAAACCGTCATTTCGACGATGCTCCTTCGTTCGATGCAACAGGCGAAGTATTTCCCAGAAAGCTTGGGACACTTCGGGTTGTCGACAGACTTCTATACACATTTCACATCACCGATCAGACGATACCCGGATTTGATCGTCCACAGATTGATCCGCACGTATTTGATCGAAAAAGATCTTTCGTCCGAGACGATTGCCCATTGGAATGCCAATATGGGTGAAATCGCAGAGCATACATCTGAACGCGAACGCCGTGCAGTCGATGCTGAACGTGATACGGATGCGTTGAAGAAGGCGCAGTATATGCTTGATAAGATCGGTGAGGAGTTTGACGGCGTCATTTCCTCGGTCACGAACTTCGGTATGTTTGTGGAACTTGAGAACACGGTCGAAGGGTTAGTCCACGTCAGCTATATGACCGACGATTACTACCGCTTTGATGACCGTCAAATGATGATGATCGGTGAACATACCGGAAAACAGTTCAGGATCGGCGATGAAGTTACGATTCGCGTCGTATCTGTTAAGCCGGAGGAATCTGCGATTGACTTCGAAATTGCGGGCATGAAGCAGTCATTTCATCGTAATCGGAAGGAAACACCGAAAGTCATCCATGCGAAGAAGCCTTCAAGTGGCGGCGGTGGCGGAAGTGGCGGGCGCCGTGGAGATTCCGATAAGTCATCGAAATCCGGGAAGAAATCCGGTTCGTCGAATTCGAAGAAGAAGTTCTACGAAGGTGTAGCGAAAAAGAAAAAGAAACAAGCTCCAAGAAAGAGAAAATAA
- the gap gene encoding type I glyceraldehyde-3-phosphate dehydrogenase produces the protein MTLKIAINGFGRIGRLVFREAQKNEDIEVVAVNDLTDAPMLAHLLKYDSVHGIFDAEVGSEDNHLVVNGKKIKVYAEKDPAQLPWGDLGIDIVIESTGVFRDEKGLMKHIEAGAKKVILSAPAKGDVKTLVMGVNEDSYDAAQDKVVSNASCTTNCLAPVVKVLHEKFGIKRGMMTTVHSYTNDQNILDLPHSDYRRARAAAESMIPTTTGAASAVTKVIPELKGKLDGMAVRVPTPNVSLVDFVTELSKEVTVEDVNAALKNASENELKDILFYNEIPLVSRDYNGNTASSTVDGLSTMVLDNNMVKIISWYDNESGYSARCIDLALYMYNKGI, from the coding sequence ATGACGTTAAAAATAGCGATCAATGGATTCGGCCGTATTGGAAGACTTGTTTTCAGGGAAGCACAGAAAAATGAAGATATTGAAGTAGTGGCTGTCAATGACTTAACGGATGCTCCGATGTTGGCGCATTTATTGAAATACGATTCAGTCCATGGGATTTTTGATGCTGAAGTTGGTTCTGAAGACAACCACCTTGTCGTCAACGGGAAGAAGATAAAAGTGTATGCAGAAAAAGACCCTGCGCAATTGCCTTGGGGCGATTTAGGCATCGATATCGTCATCGAATCGACAGGTGTGTTCCGGGACGAAAAAGGTCTTATGAAGCATATCGAGGCGGGCGCTAAAAAAGTAATTCTTTCCGCACCCGCTAAAGGCGACGTCAAAACGCTCGTTATGGGTGTCAATGAAGATTCGTATGATGCAGCTCAAGATAAAGTTGTTTCAAATGCGTCATGTACAACAAACTGCCTTGCACCAGTCGTGAAAGTGCTGCATGAAAAATTCGGCATCAAACGCGGCATGATGACAACAGTCCACTCCTATACAAACGACCAAAACATTTTGGATCTCCCGCATTCTGACTACCGCCGCGCACGTGCAGCAGCAGAATCGATGATCCCGACGACAACAGGCGCTGCATCAGCCGTCACAAAAGTCATTCCTGAACTAAAAGGGAAATTGGACGGCATGGCTGTCCGTGTTCCAACTCCGAACGTTTCACTCGTCGACTTTGTCACAGAACTTTCAAAAGAAGTGACTGTAGAAGATGTGAATGCTGCTTTGAAAAACGCATCGGAAAATGAACTGAAGGACATCCTGTTCTACAATGAAATCCCATTAGTCTCCCGCGACTACAACGGCAACACAGCATCCTCCACTGTGGATGGCTTGTCAACGATGGTGTTGGACAATAATATGGTGAAAATTATTTCTTGGTATGACAATGAATCCGGCTATTCTGCCCGCTGCATCGATTTAGCTCTATATATGTACAACAAAGGTATATAA
- the secG gene encoding preprotein translocase subunit SecG, translated as MHALLMTLLVIVSLALIVVVLLQSGKSAGLSGAISGGAEQLFGKQKARGLDLVLQRVTIILSILFFILALAIVKF; from the coding sequence GTGCATGCTTTGTTAATGACATTACTAGTAATCGTATCATTGGCGTTAATCGTTGTCGTATTATTGCAATCCGGAAAAAGTGCAGGTCTATCTGGAGCCATCTCCGGTGGTGCTGAACAACTTTTTGGTAAACAAAAAGCACGTGGATTGGACTTAGTACTACAAAGAGTGACAATTATCCTTTCAATTTTATTCTTCATTTTGGCACTTGCCATCGTAAAATTCTGA
- a CDS encoding carboxylesterase, protein MRIAQPKPFFFEHGKRAVLLLHGFTGTSADVRMLGRFLEKKGYTSLAPHYRGHGVPPEELIKTGPDEWWEDVEAGYQQLIDAGYEEIAVCGLSLGGVFSLKLGVKMPIKGIVTMCAPMSMKTTDKMYEGVLKYASEYKRYEGKSKEEIEEEVDALRGQTMPSLSELSTLVDSIREELPSIHAPLFVVQSTNDEVIDANSANVIFSNSASSDKQIKFYDESTHVITLGPEKEQLHEDIYQFLESLEWNV, encoded by the coding sequence ATGAGAATTGCACAACCGAAACCGTTCTTTTTTGAACATGGAAAACGAGCGGTATTATTATTACACGGCTTCACAGGCACATCGGCAGACGTCCGCATGTTAGGACGCTTCCTTGAAAAGAAAGGCTATACATCACTCGCACCGCATTACCGTGGGCACGGCGTCCCGCCTGAGGAATTAATTAAAACAGGTCCTGACGAATGGTGGGAAGACGTCGAAGCTGGCTACCAGCAATTAATCGACGCTGGATACGAAGAAATCGCAGTTTGCGGATTATCGCTTGGTGGAGTATTTTCATTGAAATTAGGGGTTAAAATGCCAATTAAGGGTATTGTAACGATGTGTGCCCCGATGTCGATGAAAACAACGGATAAAATGTATGAAGGCGTGTTAAAATATGCTTCAGAATACAAACGATATGAAGGAAAATCCAAGGAGGAAATCGAAGAAGAAGTGGACGCTTTGCGTGGGCAAACAATGCCTTCATTAAGCGAATTATCCACACTTGTCGATTCCATCAGGGAAGAGCTTCCTTCCATCCATGCACCTCTTTTCGTCGTCCAATCAACGAATGACGAAGTGATCGACGCGAATTCCGCCAACGTCATATTCAGTAACTCAGCGTCTTCGGATAAACAAATCAAATTCTATGATGAGTCGACGCATGTCATTACGTTGGGACCGGAAAAAGAGCAGCTGCATGAGGATATATATCAATTTCTTGAATCACTTGAGTGGAACGTGTGA
- the eno gene encoding phosphopyruvate hydratase: MPIITHIQAREVLDSRGNPTVEVEVFTESGAFGRAIVPSGASTGEYEAVELRDGDVSRYLGKGVLRAIDHVNEVIADEIVDNYSVLDQVVIDKALIELDGTKNKGKLGANAILGVSMAVAHAAADYLDLPLYQYLGGVNAKQLPVPMMNILNGGEHADNNVDIQEFMIMPVGAESFRHGLRMGTEIFHSLKDVLKSKGLNTAVGDEGGFAPNLASNEEALSTIMEAIENAGYKAGEEILLAMDVASSEFYDKEKNTYFLAGEGITKTSEQMVDWYEELCNKYPIVSIEDGLDENDWAGHKLLTERLGKKVQLVGDDLFVTNTEKLERGIEEGVGNSILIKVNQIGTLTETFDAIEMAKRAGYTAVISHRSGESEDTTIADIAVATNAGQIKTGAPSRTDRVAKYNQLLRIEDQLDETSVYLGAKTFYNLKK; encoded by the coding sequence ATGCCTATCATTACCCACATCCAAGCAAGAGAAGTACTTGATTCACGCGGAAACCCGACAGTCGAAGTCGAAGTATTCACAGAAAGCGGCGCATTCGGCCGTGCAATCGTCCCTTCAGGCGCCTCCACAGGCGAATACGAAGCAGTCGAACTACGTGACGGCGACGTATCCCGCTACCTTGGAAAAGGCGTTCTACGCGCAATCGACCACGTAAACGAAGTAATCGCCGACGAAATCGTCGACAACTACTCCGTCTTAGACCAAGTCGTCATCGACAAAGCTTTAATCGAATTAGACGGAACAAAAAACAAAGGAAAACTTGGTGCCAACGCAATCCTTGGCGTTTCAATGGCAGTAGCACACGCTGCAGCGGATTACTTGGACCTTCCACTATACCAATACCTTGGCGGCGTAAACGCGAAACAATTGCCAGTACCAATGATGAACATCCTAAACGGCGGCGAGCACGCTGACAACAACGTCGACATCCAAGAATTCATGATCATGCCAGTCGGCGCAGAATCATTCCGCCACGGACTTCGCATGGGAACTGAAATCTTCCACAGCCTAAAAGACGTTCTAAAATCAAAAGGACTAAACACGGCTGTTGGCGACGAAGGCGGATTCGCTCCGAACTTGGCGTCTAACGAAGAAGCACTTTCAACAATCATGGAAGCAATTGAAAACGCTGGCTACAAAGCAGGCGAAGAAATCTTGCTTGCAATGGACGTTGCATCTTCCGAGTTCTACGACAAAGAGAAAAACACATATTTCTTGGCTGGCGAAGGCATCACAAAAACTTCCGAGCAAATGGTTGACTGGTACGAAGAGCTTTGCAATAAATACCCGATCGTTTCAATCGAAGACGGTCTTGACGAAAACGACTGGGCGGGCCATAAGTTATTGACAGAACGCCTTGGCAAAAAAGTTCAATTAGTCGGTGACGACCTATTCGTTACGAATACTGAGAAATTGGAACGCGGTATCGAAGAAGGCGTCGGCAACTCAATCCTTATCAAAGTGAACCAAATCGGTACATTGACAGAAACATTCGACGCGATCGAAATGGCTAAACGCGCAGGCTACACAGCAGTCATCTCTCACCGTTCAGGTGAATCGGAAGACACAACAATCGCTGACATCGCAGTAGCTACAAACGCTGGCCAAATCAAAACAGGCGCACCATCACGTACAGACCGTGTCGCTAAATACAACCAATTGCTTCGCATCGAAGACCAATTGGACGAAACATCTGTTTATCTTGGAGCTAAAACATTCTATAACCTGAAAAAATAA
- a CDS encoding PadR family transcriptional regulator, protein MGPLLDTFTTELRRGTLTLAVLSQLRTPQYGYSLVQRLEKAGVTIEQSTLYPLLRRLEKQELLTSSWDTTESRPRKYYVISEYGNEIYGQLKKEWETMTLELKALVEGDEIDDEFE, encoded by the coding sequence TTGGGTCCATTATTGGATACATTCACAACGGAGTTAAGGAGAGGAACGTTAACGCTTGCGGTTTTAAGTCAATTACGTACACCTCAATATGGCTATTCATTGGTCCAACGTCTTGAAAAAGCAGGTGTCACCATTGAGCAAAGTACGTTATATCCGCTGCTTCGCCGTTTGGAAAAACAAGAGCTTTTAACAAGTAGTTGGGATACGACTGAAAGCAGACCCCGTAAGTATTATGTAATCAGTGAATATGGTAATGAAATTTATGGGCAGTTGAAAAAGGAATGGGAAACGATGACGTTGGAGCTTAAAGCATTAGTGGAAGGAGATGAGATTGATGACGAATTTGAGTGA
- the smpB gene encoding SsrA-binding protein SmpB yields the protein MAKGQGKVLAINKKANHDYAIEETIEAGIVLQGTEIKSIRNGKVQLRDAFVLIRNNEAWISNMHISPYEQGNQFNHDPLRSRKLLLHKKQIATLLGQVKQEGYTIVPLKMYLKDGFAKVLIGVGKGKKLYDKRDDLKKKEAKREMERAFKAKQQY from the coding sequence ATGGCAAAAGGTCAAGGCAAAGTTTTAGCGATCAATAAGAAAGCGAATCACGACTATGCGATTGAAGAGACAATCGAAGCTGGAATCGTCCTGCAAGGAACTGAAATCAAGTCGATCCGTAATGGCAAAGTGCAATTACGTGATGCTTTCGTTCTGATCCGTAACAATGAAGCTTGGATTTCCAATATGCATATCAGTCCGTACGAACAGGGAAATCAATTCAATCACGATCCACTTCGTTCAAGGAAATTACTACTTCACAAAAAGCAGATTGCCACACTATTGGGGCAAGTAAAGCAGGAAGGCTATACAATCGTTCCATTGAAAATGTACTTGAAAGACGGCTTCGCAAAGGTATTGATCGGTGTTGGTAAAGGAAAAAAACTGTACGACAAACGTGATGATTTGAAGAAGAAAGAAGCAAAACGAGAGATGGAACGCGCGTTCAAAGCGAAACAGCAGTATTGA
- the tpiA gene encoding triose-phosphate isomerase, which translates to MRKRIIAGNWKMYKKMGEAKAFIAEVKGRLPNTDNVEMVICPPSPYLSELVSESKGTTLSIGAQTMHDVEEGAFTGEVSPSMLEDMNVEYVILGHSERRQYFNETDESVNKKVHAAFAHQLTPIVCVGESLEEREEGKTVERVSSQVEKAFTGISADQAKEAVIAYEPIWAIGTGKTATAEDANEVCKEIREEISRLYDENTAAAIRIQYGGSVKPENIAELLSMDHIDGALVGGASLVADSFLKLVEVAANE; encoded by the coding sequence TTGCGTAAACGAATCATTGCAGGAAACTGGAAGATGTATAAAAAAATGGGCGAAGCAAAAGCTTTCATTGCGGAAGTGAAAGGGCGTTTACCAAACACTGACAACGTCGAAATGGTCATTTGTCCACCCTCGCCTTATTTGTCGGAGCTTGTGAGTGAATCCAAGGGCACGACACTATCAATCGGTGCCCAAACGATGCACGACGTCGAAGAAGGTGCATTCACGGGTGAAGTGAGCCCAAGCATGTTAGAAGATATGAATGTTGAATATGTCATCCTTGGACATTCCGAGCGCCGTCAATATTTCAATGAAACCGATGAATCCGTCAACAAAAAAGTGCATGCAGCATTTGCACATCAATTGACGCCGATAGTCTGTGTCGGTGAAAGTCTTGAAGAACGTGAAGAAGGCAAAACGGTTGAACGTGTTTCATCCCAAGTGGAAAAAGCGTTCACGGGCATAAGTGCAGATCAGGCGAAGGAAGCTGTCATTGCTTACGAACCGATTTGGGCGATTGGCACTGGAAAGACGGCAACTGCTGAAGATGCGAATGAAGTATGTAAAGAAATTCGCGAAGAAATCAGCAGACTGTATGATGAAAATACAGCAGCTGCAATCCGCATCCAATACGGTGGTAGTGTGAAGCCTGAAAACATTGCGGAACTCCTGTCAATGGATCATATTGACGGAGCACTTGTCGGCGGGGCAAGCCTTGTCGCAGATTCATTCCTGAAATTGGTTGAGGTAGCAGCTAATGAATAA
- a CDS encoding phosphoglycerate kinase, with the protein MKAKQTIKDIDLNGKRVFCRVDFNVPMENGNVSDDTRIRAAIPTIEYMTEQGAKVILASHLGRPKGEVKDELRLTAAGERLAELLQKDVKKLDESIGENVEKAVSEMQNGDILLLENVRFHANEEKNDAELAKQFAALADVFVNDAFGAAHRAHASTAGIAEFIPGVSGFLMEKELDVLGKALSDPERPFTAIIGGAKVKDKIGVIDNLLDNVDNLLIGGGLSYTFTKAEGFETGNSLVEEDKIELAQSFIQKAKEKNVKLYLPIDAVVADAFSETANVKTVKIDEIPEGWMGLDIGPATAEMYADVIKNSKLIIWNGPMGVFEMAPYANGTKQVAMAMADTVAYTVIGGGDSAAAVEKFDVAERMDHVSTGGGASLEFMEGKELPGVTVLLDK; encoded by the coding sequence ATGAAAGCTAAACAAACAATCAAGGATATCGACCTAAACGGAAAACGTGTATTTTGCCGAGTGGACTTCAACGTGCCGATGGAAAATGGAAACGTATCGGATGACACAAGAATCCGTGCAGCAATACCGACAATCGAATACATGACTGAACAAGGAGCAAAAGTGATCCTTGCGAGTCATCTTGGTAGGCCAAAAGGCGAAGTGAAAGATGAACTGCGACTTACTGCGGCAGGCGAAAGATTGGCCGAGCTACTGCAAAAAGACGTAAAAAAGCTTGATGAATCAATTGGTGAAAACGTAGAAAAAGCAGTTTCCGAAATGCAAAACGGAGACATACTCCTTCTTGAAAACGTTCGTTTCCACGCTAACGAAGAGAAGAACGACGCGGAGCTTGCGAAACAATTTGCTGCTCTCGCTGATGTATTCGTCAACGACGCATTTGGGGCCGCTCACCGTGCGCATGCATCGACTGCAGGCATTGCAGAATTCATCCCGGGTGTAAGCGGATTCCTAATGGAAAAAGAATTGGATGTCCTTGGAAAAGCATTATCTGATCCGGAGCGTCCATTCACTGCAATCATCGGTGGAGCGAAAGTGAAGGACAAGATCGGTGTCATCGATAACCTGTTAGACAACGTAGACAACTTACTGATTGGCGGTGGATTGTCCTACACATTCACGAAAGCTGAAGGATTTGAAACAGGAAACTCCCTTGTTGAAGAGGATAAAATCGAGTTAGCTCAATCTTTCATTCAAAAAGCGAAAGAGAAAAACGTAAAGCTCTACTTGCCGATTGATGCGGTAGTTGCAGATGCGTTTTCTGAAACGGCAAATGTAAAAACGGTTAAGATCGATGAAATTCCCGAAGGTTGGATGGGACTCGATATTGGACCGGCAACAGCAGAAATGTATGCAGATGTCATTAAAAACTCGAAGTTAATCATTTGGAACGGACCGATGGGTGTATTCGAAATGGCGCCATATGCAAACGGCACGAAGCAAGTTGCAATGGCAATGGCTGATACAGTTGCTTACACAGTTATCGGTGGCGGCGATTCAGCTGCGGCTGTTGAAAAATTCGACGTTGCAGAAAGAATGGATCACGTTTCCACAGGTGGCGGCGCTTCTCTTGAATTCATGGAAGGCAAAGAACTGCCTGGCGTAACTGTATTGTTAGATAAATGA
- a CDS encoding polysaccharide deacetylase family protein produces the protein MKELLFKWLLVTGFLLGFHLTDIITVHANGEPVIQNDQEEVRQQPVDLRVLQQRYPDIFFLQGPTDQKRVALTFDDGPDPRFSNGVLDVLKQYNVPATFFVLGSKAVANPEIVKRMQNEGHVIGNHTYSHPNLVKEADLQTLEQEVTKTEDALNGIIGYRTKLFRPPYGFLYNELVEKLGDMNYYVIGWSVDSLDWQEEPPEVIASNVLDIVHPGAIILMHDGAEESGDRTNTIASLHLIIPALIEQGYEFVTVPELLNIPFKK, from the coding sequence ATGAAAGAGTTACTATTCAAGTGGCTGTTGGTTACGGGGTTTTTATTGGGCTTTCATTTAACGGATATCATCACTGTACATGCGAATGGGGAGCCTGTGATACAAAATGACCAAGAAGAAGTTCGTCAGCAGCCCGTTGACCTAAGAGTTTTACAACAACGGTATCCAGATATATTTTTCTTACAAGGTCCAACTGATCAAAAACGGGTTGCTTTAACTTTTGATGATGGTCCTGACCCGCGTTTTTCAAATGGTGTATTAGATGTATTGAAACAGTATAATGTACCAGCAACCTTCTTCGTGTTAGGTTCAAAAGCCGTTGCAAATCCTGAAATAGTCAAGCGAATGCAAAACGAGGGACATGTTATCGGAAACCATACGTATTCCCATCCGAACCTTGTCAAAGAAGCTGACCTACAAACGTTAGAGCAAGAAGTGACTAAAACGGAAGATGCTCTTAACGGCATTATTGGGTACCGGACAAAATTATTTAGACCACCATATGGCTTCTTATACAATGAATTAGTCGAAAAGCTTGGCGACATGAACTATTACGTTATTGGCTGGTCGGTTGATTCGTTGGATTGGCAGGAAGAACCGCCGGAAGTTATTGCTTCAAATGTGTTAGACATTGTTCATCCGGGCGCAATTATTCTCATGCACGACGGGGCAGAAGAGAGTGGGGATCGAACCAATACAATCGCATCGCTTCACCTCATTATCCCGGCACTGATAGAGCAAGGGTATGAGTTTGTCACAGTTCCTGAATTGTTGAATATTCCCTTTAAGAAATAG
- the gpmI gene encoding 2,3-bisphosphoglycerate-independent phosphoglycerate mutase, with translation MNKAPVALIILDGFGLRDEKFGNAVAQASTPNFDILWNNYPHSTLTACGEAVGLPDGQMGNSEVGHLNIGAGRIVYQSLTRINKSIKDGDFMTNPALLEAVEQVKKQGSSLHLMGLLSDGGVHSHYEHLFALLRLAKLNGIEKVYVHAFLDGRDVGQRTAAGYVEQTEKVMEGLGIGKIATVSGRYYAMDRDKRWDRVELSYRAMVDGQGDAFATATAGILSSYEEEVYDEFVKPFIIKKDGEPIATVKDKDAVVFFNFRPDRAIQLSRAFTDPKFDGFHTGPETFENLKFVTFTHYSEDVQADIVFGNQNLENTIGEVISRNGLRQLRIAETEKYPHVTFFMSGGREEEFEGETRILIASPKVATYDLKPEMSAVEVTEALLKEIDEERQDAIILNFANPDMVGHSGMLEPTIKAIETVDVCLGRIIDALMLKGGTAIVTADHGNSDEVLTLEGKPMTAHTTNPVPVIITKDDIQLREGGILADLAPTMLKLLNIEQPKEMSGTPLF, from the coding sequence ATGAATAAAGCACCAGTCGCATTGATCATCCTTGATGGATTTGGATTAAGGGATGAGAAATTCGGCAATGCGGTTGCACAAGCAAGTACACCGAATTTCGATATCCTATGGAACAACTATCCGCATTCGACGTTAACCGCATGTGGAGAAGCTGTCGGCCTTCCGGATGGGCAGATGGGAAATTCGGAAGTAGGTCACTTGAATATCGGAGCCGGCCGGATCGTTTATCAAAGTTTGACGCGTATTAATAAATCCATCAAAGATGGGGATTTCATGACGAACCCGGCTCTTCTTGAAGCAGTGGAGCAAGTGAAAAAGCAAGGCTCGTCCCTTCATCTGATGGGCCTACTATCTGACGGCGGGGTACATAGTCATTATGAACATCTTTTCGCACTCCTTCGACTCGCAAAGTTGAACGGAATCGAAAAGGTCTATGTTCATGCATTCCTTGATGGAAGGGATGTCGGTCAAAGGACCGCCGCAGGTTACGTCGAACAGACCGAAAAAGTGATGGAGGGCCTCGGAATCGGTAAGATCGCAACCGTTTCCGGCCGTTATTACGCGATGGATCGGGATAAGAGATGGGACCGCGTGGAACTATCATACCGCGCAATGGTAGACGGGCAAGGGGACGCCTTTGCAACTGCCACTGCTGGTATCCTTTCATCCTATGAGGAAGAAGTGTATGATGAATTTGTCAAGCCGTTCATCATCAAGAAGGACGGCGAACCGATCGCTACGGTAAAAGACAAGGATGCAGTCGTCTTCTTCAATTTCAGACCCGATCGCGCAATCCAATTATCCCGCGCATTTACGGACCCGAAATTTGATGGATTCCATACAGGACCTGAAACATTCGAAAACTTGAAATTCGTGACATTCACTCATTACAGTGAAGATGTACAAGCCGATATCGTCTTCGGCAATCAAAACTTAGAGAACACAATCGGTGAAGTCATTTCAAGGAACGGGCTACGCCAGCTTCGAATCGCCGAAACTGAAAAGTATCCACATGTGACGTTTTTCATGAGTGGCGGCAGGGAAGAAGAGTTTGAAGGCGAAACAAGGATTTTAATCGCAAGCCCGAAAGTAGCAACCTATGACTTGAAACCTGAAATGAGCGCTGTAGAAGTAACCGAGGCATTGCTGAAGGAAATCGATGAAGAGCGACAAGATGCCATCATCCTCAACTTCGCAAATCCCGACATGGTCGGCCATAGCGGAATGCTTGAACCAACGATAAAAGCAATCGAAACAGTCGACGTATGCTTAGGCCGAATCATCGACGCACTCATGTTAAAGGGCGGCACAGCCATCGTCACCGCGGATCACGGAAACTCCGACGAAGTACTAACACTCGAAGGAAAACCAATGACCGCACACACAACAAACCCTGTCCCTGTCATCATCACAAAAGATGACATACAATTACGAGAAGGCGGCATCTTAGCCGACCTCGCCCCAACAATGCTAAAACTATTAAATATCGAACAACCAAAAGAAATGTCAGGTACACCATTGTTTTAA